A single window of Achromobacter xylosoxidans DNA harbors:
- the cpaB gene encoding Flp pilus assembly protein CpaB → MAIGAARIGKWHLDPEIDTMMRLLGWGLRALRKMAVPLLALAAGLVAAWAVREHVRQRVDTLAGEHREAMVSRLVAARDLPAGTELTPAHLAIRDIPAQWAPAASIEPRDGDSVLGTRLGVALAQGDPVLSGCLARADSASPPALAARLDPGQRALQVPVSDLGTVADLLRVGDLVDIYVSFPYRGREVTAPLLQGVRVLAVPDASGGTGPAQVTLAATPNQAMRYLAARRAGTLTGLVRNRADTARIPEDPPRDLASLIGLAPEAPREPAVVILYGDRPGLSASAPGTVLADFESEHP, encoded by the coding sequence ATGGCTATTGGTGCCGCTCGAATCGGGAAGTGGCATCTGGATCCGGAGATCGACACCATGATGCGCTTGCTCGGATGGGGGTTGCGCGCCTTGCGCAAGATGGCGGTTCCCTTGTTGGCCCTCGCCGCCGGGTTGGTGGCGGCCTGGGCGGTTCGCGAACACGTGCGGCAGCGGGTCGATACCTTGGCGGGCGAGCACCGCGAGGCCATGGTCAGTCGATTGGTGGCGGCGCGCGATTTGCCGGCCGGCACCGAGCTGACGCCAGCGCATCTGGCGATACGCGACATCCCGGCGCAGTGGGCCCCGGCCGCCAGCATCGAGCCACGCGATGGCGACAGCGTCCTGGGGACCCGCCTGGGGGTGGCTCTGGCCCAGGGAGATCCGGTGCTGAGCGGGTGCCTGGCTCGCGCCGACAGCGCTTCGCCGCCGGCACTGGCGGCACGGCTCGATCCCGGCCAGCGGGCCTTGCAGGTTCCGGTCTCCGATCTGGGAACCGTGGCGGATCTGTTGCGGGTGGGGGACCTCGTCGACATCTATGTCTCGTTCCCGTATCGGGGCCGCGAGGTGACCGCGCCGCTATTGCAGGGCGTGCGCGTCCTGGCCGTGCCCGATGCCAGCGGCGGCACCGGTCCGGCGCAGGTCACGCTGGCCGCCACGCCGAACCAGGCCATGCGATATCTCGCAGCGCGGCGGGCCGGTACGCTGACCGGCTTGGTGCGCAATCGCGCCGATACGGCCAGGATTCCGGAGGACCCGCCCCGCGACCTGGCGTCGTTGATCGGACTGGCTCCCGAAGCGCCCCGCGAACCGGCCGTGGTCATCCTGTATGGCGACCGGCCAGGTCTGTCGGCAAGCGCGCCTGGCACGGTCTTGGCGGATTTTGAGTCGGAGCATCCATGA
- a CDS encoding type II and III secretion system protein family protein translates to MNIRSFAVLATLCLGLAARSAWPAGQTLEMQVGESRVLAESGVTRVAIGDSQVLSAIATDSREVVVFARTEGVSSIQVWADGGVQAYDVHVAAAGVTRLRAEVDALLARIPGARSSLVGGRVVVEGDDLSDDDHARIAALAEHYPEVMDFTGRVGWDSMVQLDVQVVEMPRSRLREIGVRWEGLTQGGVNAGLAWDAGSLGRMARPGEAVIDTPAPVSSVAGYFGVNALLSARIAALAQSGEAVMLAQPQLLARSGASATFLAGGEVPYVSTDSRGNPTTLFKPYGVSLRITPRIDRNGVIRSLIEVEASSVDMALTGASGPALRTRRASTEFNVRSGDTLVIGGFLSRERADDSSGLPGLKDIPILGALFASRRYQLRETELAIFVTPRIVSRNEPAMTDRVRRGRDVIRAAFPEPSRLGTEVPVMAGWNIHGGKGSQWAGTAREPALADQE, encoded by the coding sequence ATGAACATCAGATCCTTTGCGGTCCTGGCCACGTTATGCCTTGGGTTGGCCGCCAGATCGGCCTGGCCGGCAGGCCAGACACTCGAAATGCAGGTGGGGGAGAGCCGCGTGCTGGCGGAGTCCGGAGTGACACGCGTGGCCATCGGCGACAGCCAGGTGCTCAGTGCCATCGCCACCGACAGCCGCGAGGTCGTGGTCTTTGCGCGCACCGAGGGCGTGTCGTCGATACAGGTCTGGGCCGATGGCGGCGTGCAGGCCTACGACGTGCATGTCGCGGCGGCCGGTGTCACGCGCCTGCGCGCCGAGGTCGATGCCTTGCTGGCACGCATCCCGGGGGCCCGTAGCTCCCTGGTCGGTGGCCGTGTCGTCGTCGAGGGGGATGACCTTTCCGATGACGACCACGCCCGTATCGCGGCGTTGGCGGAACACTACCCCGAGGTCATGGACTTCACCGGCAGGGTGGGGTGGGACAGCATGGTGCAGCTGGATGTGCAGGTGGTGGAAATGCCGCGCTCCAGATTGCGCGAGATCGGCGTGCGCTGGGAAGGCCTGACGCAAGGCGGCGTCAACGCCGGATTGGCGTGGGATGCCGGTTCCCTGGGCCGGATGGCGCGGCCGGGTGAGGCGGTGATCGACACGCCCGCGCCGGTGTCGTCGGTCGCGGGCTATTTCGGCGTGAATGCGCTGTTGTCGGCACGTATCGCCGCGTTGGCGCAAAGCGGCGAGGCCGTCATGCTGGCACAGCCGCAACTGCTGGCGCGCAGCGGCGCCAGCGCGACGTTCCTGGCGGGGGGCGAAGTGCCTTACGTCTCCACCGATTCGCGCGGCAATCCCACCACCTTGTTCAAGCCCTATGGCGTGTCCCTGCGGATCACTCCCCGCATCGATCGCAATGGCGTCATCCGTTCGCTGATCGAGGTCGAAGCCAGCTCGGTGGACATGGCGTTGACCGGCGCGAGCGGACCGGCGCTGCGGACCCGCCGCGCCTCGACCGAGTTCAATGTCCGCTCCGGCGACACATTGGTCATCGGCGGATTCCTGTCTCGCGAACGCGCCGACGACAGCAGCGGCCTGCCCGGCTTGAAAGACATTCCGATCCTTGGCGCCCTGTTTGCCTCGCGACGCTATCAGTTGCGCGAGACCGAGCTGGCCATTTTCGTTACGCCCCGGATCGTATCGCGCAACGAGCCAGCCATGACGGATCGCGTACGGCGTGGACGCGACGTGATCCGCGCTGCCTTTCCCGAACCGTCACGATTGGGCACGGAGGTTCCCGTGATGGCGGGGTGGAATATCCATGGGGGGAAGGGCTCGCAATGGGCCGGCACCGCCCGCGAACCGGCCCTGGCCGATCAGGAGTAG
- a CDS encoding ATPase, T2SS/T4P/T4SS family, translated as MLEIDMTFDDGATRKIRAAAPALIGRGAHCGVRIANWRVGRQHARLRQEASAVVLEDLGALGGVFVNGLRVAHHAPVLPQDEILIGPCRLRVQFVKADARGHALARIHPPAPLPSMPARIPDSTRSSLPSLDLRRRLHAALLGALDLRRRDVSGMSDATLRAEAARLLAQIVADEDVSAPGVDRAALCREVLDEAVGLGPLEPLLAAPDITEIMVNRHDEIYVEREGRLWRHAAAFTGEQSVRRVIERIVTPLGRRIDESSPLVDARLPDGARVHAVIPPVALKGASLTIRKFPRSRPDMPALLAAGALSDAMARFLARCVRLRKNLLVSGGTGSGKTTLLNVLSNEIPEGERVVTIEDAAELRLNHAHLVALEARPPNQEGRGRVDIRELVRNALRMRPDRIVVGECRGAEAFDMLTAMNSGHEGSLTTLHANSSRDALARLESMVLMAGLDLPLTAVREQIAASIDIIVQLARQPDGRRVVLSIAEVTGMESGRIQLQDLFRHERAGGFSGCGTIPSFAPEWQQAGAGLDMAWFAAGQAGTASDGLAASP; from the coding sequence ATGCTTGAAATCGACATGACCTTTGACGACGGTGCCACGCGCAAGATCAGGGCCGCGGCTCCGGCGCTGATCGGCCGCGGCGCCCATTGCGGCGTGCGTATCGCCAACTGGCGGGTGGGCCGGCAGCACGCGCGGCTGCGGCAAGAGGCCTCGGCCGTTGTGCTCGAGGACCTTGGCGCCCTGGGCGGTGTATTCGTCAATGGTTTGCGCGTGGCGCACCATGCGCCGGTACTGCCGCAGGATGAAATCCTGATCGGGCCGTGCCGCCTGCGGGTGCAATTCGTGAAGGCGGACGCGCGCGGCCACGCGCTCGCCCGGATTCATCCGCCTGCGCCCTTGCCGTCGATGCCGGCCCGGATCCCGGATTCGACGCGATCCTCGCTGCCGTCGCTCGACCTGCGTCGCCGGCTGCATGCCGCCTTGCTGGGAGCGCTGGACCTGCGCCGTCGCGATGTGTCGGGCATGAGCGACGCCACGCTGCGCGCCGAAGCCGCGCGCCTGCTGGCACAGATCGTGGCCGATGAGGATGTGTCGGCGCCAGGGGTGGACCGGGCAGCCTTGTGCCGTGAGGTGCTGGACGAGGCGGTTGGGCTGGGGCCGCTGGAGCCGCTGCTGGCGGCGCCGGACATCACCGAGATCATGGTCAACCGGCACGATGAGATCTACGTCGAGCGCGAGGGCCGGCTCTGGCGTCACGCGGCCGCGTTTACCGGCGAGCAGTCCGTGCGCCGTGTCATCGAGCGCATCGTGACGCCGCTGGGGCGTCGCATAGACGAAAGCTCGCCGCTGGTGGATGCCCGGCTGCCCGACGGGGCGCGGGTGCATGCCGTCATCCCTCCGGTCGCGCTCAAGGGCGCCAGCCTGACCATTCGCAAGTTTCCGCGCAGCCGGCCGGACATGCCGGCCCTGCTTGCCGCGGGAGCGCTCAGCGATGCCATGGCGCGGTTCCTGGCCCGTTGCGTGCGGCTGCGCAAGAACCTGCTGGTCTCGGGAGGCACGGGTTCTGGCAAGACCACGCTGTTGAACGTCCTGTCCAACGAGATCCCCGAGGGTGAGCGCGTCGTCACCATCGAGGACGCCGCCGAGCTGCGTTTGAATCACGCGCATCTGGTGGCCCTGGAAGCCCGTCCTCCCAACCAGGAGGGCCGGGGGCGCGTCGATATCCGCGAATTGGTTCGCAATGCCCTGCGGATGCGGCCGGACCGGATCGTGGTGGGTGAGTGCCGCGGGGCAGAGGCGTTCGACATGCTGACCGCCATGAACAGCGGACACGAAGGTTCCCTGACCACATTGCACGCCAATTCGTCGCGCGACGCGCTGGCGCGCCTGGAATCGATGGTCCTGATGGCGGGACTGGATCTGCCATTGACGGCGGTGCGTGAGCAGATCGCGGCGAGCATCGACATCATCGTGCAACTGGCACGCCAGCCCGACGGACGCCGGGTGGTGCTTTCGATCGCGGAAGTCACCGGCATGGAGAGCGGCCGGATTCAGCTGCAGGATCTATTCCGGCACGAGCGCGCCGGCGGATTCAGCGGCTGCGGCACGATACCCAGTTTTGCGCCGGAATGGCAGCAGGCGGGGGCGGGCTTGGACATGGCCTGGTTTGCGGCCGGACAGGCCGGCACGGCCTCGGATGGCCTGGCGGCCTCGCCATGA
- a CDS encoding type II secretion system F family protein yields the protein MMWLAAAGAMICVTTLAWWATRRLAPALRRYRERYTRDAGLRFTELFLFVEPSRLWACAVTLALLAAMSAFALTASGMAAVGTGVAALRAPAMLAGLLRRRRVRRFEQQLPMALLMLASALRAGVALMPALRQVVAQGGAPLAQEFGLMLREQRLGVPWDEALARLNTRMTAESTTLMVAAMRTAAQTGGNLAEALDSIAQTLFARLQLQARLRTLTAQGRMQAWIVGALPVLLLIALDRLEPDIMTPLWHTPAGWTVLAVLGGLETAGVLLIRRIVRIDI from the coding sequence ATGATGTGGCTGGCGGCGGCGGGAGCGATGATCTGCGTCACGACATTGGCGTGGTGGGCGACGCGCCGGCTGGCGCCAGCCTTGCGGCGCTACCGCGAGCGCTACACGCGGGATGCGGGCCTGCGGTTCACGGAACTGTTCCTGTTCGTCGAACCCTCCCGGCTCTGGGCCTGCGCGGTGACGTTGGCGCTGCTGGCGGCAATGTCGGCCTTCGCGCTCACGGCGAGCGGCATGGCCGCCGTTGGAACGGGCGTGGCGGCATTGCGGGCGCCGGCCATGCTGGCGGGCCTGTTGCGACGTCGGCGGGTGCGGCGCTTCGAACAGCAATTGCCCATGGCCTTGCTGATGCTGGCGTCGGCCTTGCGGGCAGGTGTCGCCTTGATGCCCGCTTTGCGGCAAGTGGTGGCGCAGGGCGGGGCGCCGCTGGCACAGGAGTTTGGCTTGATGCTGCGGGAACAGCGGCTCGGCGTGCCGTGGGACGAGGCCCTGGCGCGCCTGAACACGAGAATGACGGCCGAATCCACAACCCTGATGGTGGCGGCCATGCGCACCGCCGCGCAGACCGGTGGCAACCTGGCCGAAGCGCTCGACAGCATCGCGCAGACATTGTTTGCCAGGCTGCAGTTGCAGGCCAGGCTGCGGACCTTGACCGCGCAGGGGCGCATGCAGGCCTGGATCGTGGGCGCGTTGCCGGTGCTGCTGCTGATCGCGCTGGATCGCCTCGAGCCGGACATCATGACGCCGCTCTGGCACACGCCTGCCGGGTGGACGGTGCTGGCCGTGCTGGGCGGACTCGAGACCGCGGGGGTGCTGCTGATCCGGCGCATCGTCCGGATCGATATTTGA
- a CDS encoding type II secretion system F family protein: MWLYFGMITAGLGAGWGTWRVLRPAMRGGPRPNPDLAPVPGAVPWWWRLAWPWLTGVAPALDRFCPRRWRAWLSGALMRAGLPPQVREGHVLALSVAALIGGVGLVGVAYLLLRQPVAGMVADIGMQAPWMQTPWTPMPPAASGPAWAMAGGAVAFTAALLPFAWLRAQGVARRRGIERGLPFMLDMMTLCVEAGLGAHAALQAAAANGPPGPLRDALAGALAQVRAGVPRAAAIQAMADRCGSPLVHRWATALAHADALGISLGPLLRAQAAQCRSERHMRAERLAMQAPVKMLLPLIGCIFPCTFLVLAFPIAVQLSRGLG; encoded by the coding sequence ATGTGGCTGTATTTTGGAATGATCACGGCGGGGCTGGGAGCGGGCTGGGGGACATGGCGTGTCCTGCGTCCTGCCATGCGGGGTGGCCCCCGCCCGAATCCCGACCTCGCTCCCGTTCCCGGTGCCGTGCCGTGGTGGTGGCGTCTGGCCTGGCCCTGGCTCACGGGTGTCGCGCCGGCGTTGGACCGGTTCTGCCCGAGGCGCTGGCGCGCTTGGCTGAGCGGGGCGCTGATGCGGGCGGGATTGCCGCCGCAAGTCAGGGAGGGGCATGTCCTGGCCCTGAGCGTCGCCGCATTGATCGGCGGTGTCGGGTTGGTGGGGGTGGCTTACCTGTTGCTGCGGCAGCCGGTGGCGGGCATGGTGGCTGACATAGGGATGCAGGCGCCGTGGATGCAGACGCCATGGACGCCGATGCCGCCCGCGGCGAGCGGACCGGCCTGGGCGATGGCGGGCGGGGCCGTCGCTTTCACGGCGGCGCTGCTGCCGTTCGCATGGCTGCGGGCGCAGGGCGTGGCACGGCGCCGTGGGATCGAACGCGGCCTGCCGTTCATGCTCGACATGATGACGCTGTGCGTCGAGGCGGGGCTCGGCGCGCATGCAGCGTTGCAGGCGGCCGCCGCGAATGGTCCACCCGGACCGTTGCGTGACGCGTTGGCCGGCGCGCTGGCGCAGGTCCGTGCCGGAGTCCCCCGGGCGGCGGCCATCCAGGCCATGGCGGATCGTTGCGGCAGCCCGCTGGTTCATCGTTGGGCCACGGCCCTGGCGCACGCGGACGCGCTGGGGATCAGCCTGGGGCCTTTGCTGCGGGCGCAGGCAGCCCAATGCCGCAGCGAGCGTCACATGCGAGCCGAGCGGCTCGCGATGCAGGCTCCGGTCAAGATGCTTTTGCCGTTGATCGGCTGCATTTTTCCCTGCACGTTCCTGGTGCTGGCGTTTCCCATCGCGGTCCAGCTGTCCAGGGGGCTGGGATGA
- a CDS encoding BPSS1780 family membrane protein: MQAAFLPASSGWQWVRDGFRLFRKQPLAMYTWALVNSLLVIFAFAAQIVGPILFIALMPSVTLMSLAACKHVEADRVMLPSMWAKPLKQPGVLRKLFLMGLLYAAVSLTAGLATFLPFSSAFAEGMRIASIENSMEPILMAMRAPLIIFTIVYIVIAALFWYAPVLVAWHGLRLTQALFFSGIACWRNKWAFLVYAATWVLIALFLDLCSGLLIAIGLSPQLASTLQIPFTIAAAGVFYCSFYPSYTSVFGINGSSPNLDNGHGAQA, encoded by the coding sequence ATGCAAGCAGCATTCCTACCCGCGTCTTCCGGCTGGCAATGGGTTCGAGACGGCTTCCGTCTGTTCCGCAAGCAACCCTTGGCCATGTACACCTGGGCGCTGGTCAACAGCCTTCTGGTGATTTTCGCCTTCGCCGCGCAGATCGTCGGCCCGATCCTGTTCATCGCGCTGATGCCGTCGGTCACCCTGATGAGCCTGGCTGCCTGCAAGCACGTCGAGGCGGATCGCGTCATGCTGCCTTCGATGTGGGCCAAGCCCTTGAAGCAGCCCGGGGTGCTTCGCAAATTGTTCCTGATGGGCCTGCTGTATGCCGCCGTGAGCCTGACGGCCGGACTGGCCACGTTCCTGCCGTTCTCGTCGGCGTTCGCCGAAGGCATGCGCATCGCCTCCATCGAGAACAGCATGGAACCCATCCTGATGGCGATGCGCGCGCCGCTCATCATTTTCACGATCGTCTATATCGTGATCGCGGCGCTGTTCTGGTATGCGCCGGTCCTGGTGGCCTGGCACGGCCTGCGACTGACCCAGGCGCTGTTTTTCTCGGGCATCGCTTGCTGGCGCAACAAATGGGCCTTCCTGGTCTACGCGGCCACGTGGGTCCTGATCGCGCTGTTCCTGGACCTGTGCTCGGGGCTGCTGATCGCCATCGGGCTTTCGCCGCAACTGGCCAGCACCCTGCAGATCCCATTCACGATCGCCGCGGCAGGCGTGTTCTATTGCAGCTTCTATCCGTCGTACACCTCCGTGTTCGGCATCAATGGTTCCAGCCCGAACCTCGACAACGGCCACGGCGCCCAGGCATGA
- a CDS encoding homoserine kinase: MAVFTPVSDDDARALLAHFDLGEFVSLRGITAGIENTNYFLHTSRGEYVLTLFEVLTHAQLPFYIELMYHLASRGIPVPQPQTLRDGTRLTTLHGKPCAIVSRLPGGYEPAPGAAHCALAGATLARAHVAACDFPIQQPNLRGLSWWIETAPKVLPFLDPGQAQLLQSELAAQQAAAATPSWRTLPAGPAHCDLFRDNVLFAGTFEDPLMGGIIDFYFAGCDTWLFDVAVSVNDWCIERDTGEFIPELVESWLDAYARVRPFTDAEREAWPLMLRAAALRFWLSRLYDFFLPRPAQTLKPHDPRHFERVLQARHRPGLPVLP; the protein is encoded by the coding sequence ATGGCCGTTTTCACCCCCGTATCCGATGACGACGCGCGCGCCCTGCTGGCGCATTTCGATCTGGGCGAGTTTGTCTCGCTACGAGGGATCACGGCGGGCATCGAAAACACCAATTACTTCCTGCATACCAGCCGTGGCGAGTACGTGCTGACGCTGTTCGAAGTGCTGACGCACGCGCAATTGCCGTTCTATATCGAGCTGATGTACCACCTGGCCAGCCGCGGCATTCCGGTGCCACAGCCGCAGACCCTGCGCGACGGCACCCGCCTGACCACGCTGCACGGCAAGCCTTGCGCCATTGTCTCGCGCCTGCCCGGCGGCTACGAGCCGGCGCCGGGCGCGGCCCATTGCGCCCTGGCCGGCGCCACGCTGGCCCGCGCCCATGTGGCGGCGTGCGACTTCCCGATCCAGCAGCCCAATCTGCGCGGTCTTTCCTGGTGGATCGAGACGGCGCCCAAGGTCCTGCCCTTCCTGGATCCTGGCCAGGCGCAGTTGCTGCAATCGGAACTGGCCGCCCAGCAGGCCGCCGCGGCCACCCCGTCCTGGCGGACGCTGCCCGCCGGCCCCGCCCATTGCGACCTGTTCCGCGACAACGTGCTGTTCGCCGGCACCTTCGAAGACCCGCTCATGGGCGGCATCATCGATTTCTATTTCGCGGGTTGCGACACCTGGCTGTTCGACGTCGCCGTCAGCGTCAACGACTGGTGCATCGAGCGCGATACCGGTGAATTCATCCCCGAGCTGGTCGAATCCTGGCTGGACGCCTACGCCCGCGTGCGGCCGTTCACCGACGCAGAGCGTGAAGCCTGGCCGCTGATGCTGCGCGCCGCCGCCCTGCGCTTCTGGCTATCGCGCCTGTACGATTTTTTCCTGCCGCGCCCGGCCCAGACGCTCAAGCCGCACGACCCCCGACATTTCGAAAGAGTGTTGCAGGCGCGCCACCGCCCGGGCCTGCCGGTATTGCCGTAA